DNA from bacterium:
CTAAACGCGCTCGCTTGCCGTCGGGGCTGTTGTACGAGACGAAGACGCCGGCGCCGTGTTCCGGGAACAACGCGAGCGCGGTATGGAAGTAAACGGTAGAGCCCCCGTGCCAGATGAAGCGTTCGCCGTTGAGCGTCATCTCCATAAAGCCGTGGGCCCAGCCGTTGACGCGCGGGTCCGGCGTGAAAAGGCGGCGGTGCATCTCGCGCGCGGCGGCCTCCCCCAGAATGCGCCTCGAGCCGTAGCGACCTTCCTGCAGATGCGCCGCCATAAAGCGCGCCATGTCCGTCGCCGTCGCGCTCACCGAACCCGCGGGGTAAGCCTCGACCCACTCGAAGTCCTGCGGCTTGAAGACGCCGTCCTCGAACGTATATCCCACCGCCACGTCAGGCTCGAGCGCCGGCGGCACCGGCTCGCGGGACGTGGTGCGCGCCATACCCAGCGGCTCGAAGATGTTCTCTTCGACGTATTGCTCGAACGGCACGCCCGAGACCACTTCCACCAGGTAGCCGGCCAGGGCCGCGCCGTAGTTCGAGTAGGCCGGGACCTCTCCCGGAGGGAAAACCCGCGCCGGAACGTAGTCCTTCACGTACGTCCCCAACGGTTCCAGGTCCTCGGCCCGCGCGACCATTATGCGCACGGGTGAATCTTCGAACCCGGGCGTGTGCGTCATCAGGTTTGCCACGGTTATCGGCTTGCCGAAGGCGGGCGGTATCTTGAAATCGGTTAAATACTCGTTCACGTCGGCGTCGAGGTCCACCTTCCCCTTCTCCACCAACTGCATCACCGCGGTCCAGGTGAAGAGCTTGGATGACGAGCCGGGGCGAAAGAGGGTCCGGTCCGCGACTACGGGCCGGTGCGTCGCTAAATCGGCGTACCCGTAACCCTTCGCGAAGAGGAGCTCGCCGTCGGCGACGACGGCAACGGTAGCGCCCGGGATGTGGTAGGACTTGAGCTGTTCCGCCATCACGCCGTCGACGAAGGCCTCCACCTCGCGCGCGTCGGCCAAAACGCCCGTCGGCGCCGCTGCCACCGGGGGCGGTTCGGCGCTTAAAGCTGTCGTCGCCGCGACCACTACTACCGCGGCCGTAATCGCTACGTAAACGTTCGCACTTTTTCCCGCGATACCTCCTTCGATTTCCGAGGGCTCCGTTGCACCTACCTCATTATAAACGCGACGTTGAGCCGTGTCTATGTCAAAAATGTTCGGCCAAGGGATATGGTATCCACGTGATAGGGGGTCACCGAGGTCGAGGATGATAAGGGGTGGGGCAAAGAGTTTTTACGGGAGGTTCGGGTTCAGGGAAGAGGCGATGTCGAAGGGGGTTTTATTGTCGCGGTAGCGGTTGGGGCGGTGGAGGTTGAAGTAGGCGACGTAGGTATACGCTTTACCCAGGAAGTACTTAAGGCCGTGGAAGCGCTCGAGCCGATAGAACTCGTCCCGGACCAGGCGGTGGAACGCCTCGACGTCGGAGTTGAACGCCGCGGCCCGCGGCGGGATGCGCACGTGCTTCGCTCCCTATCCTTCTACCGCCGCGGTGAACCCGGAAGGCCTTTTCACCTTCGCCCCTCCCACGAACTCGGCGCCGTCGTCCGTCCGCCAATAGCCGTTCTTCACGTCCCCTCCGTACAACGTGAGGTGGCGGCCTACGCACCGCGCAAAGGTAACCGCGTTCGTGAGCGGGGCCTCGTACGCGAAGGCCACTACAACCATCCCGGTCCTCATGTCCCGCGCCGTATACTCGTAGCGCGGCAATTCGTAGGCCTTTAGGGCGCGGTAAAATTCCTCGATGTTTTTAAGATACTTCACGTCCAGCCGTAACTTACCCAAGAACCCCAGCCTCTTCTTCAGCTCCCCCAGGTCCCGCCGCTGCCGCCGCCGCTAGTTAACGTACCCCATCGCACGGAGCTGACGCTCGAGCGAGGACGGCAGTTGTACGTAGCGGGGCGTCAAAGCCCGCGCCCGGGCCGCTTCCCTCAGCGACGCGAGCTCCTCCCGGCGTTGCGCCAACAAGCCGGCGTTCGCGGCCTCGTCGTCGCCCCGGGCCAGGTTGTACGTCTGATTCAGGTCCCGCACCTCGTCGTACAAATACTCGCGCCCGGCGTTGTAGTCGTACAGGTAGTAATAACCGCCATCCAGGGTCGCGGCTAGCTCTATGCTCGCCCACGCCGCGCCGGCTCGAGCGGGCGGGTATTCTATTATCCCCTCCAACAACAACTCCCGCGGCGGGACGGCGCCGTCGCCGCTCATGTACGGCGTCAAGTCCGTTCCTATCCAACTCCCGGGCGGGGCGCCGCCGGCCAGCGCGACCGCGGTCGGCGTTATGTCGACGACGTTCACCGCGCCCCGCACGTTGCCGCGGCCGGCGCCCCGAACCATCAGCGGGACGCGCGCTATCTCGCCGTGCAAGCCGGCGCCGTGGAGCCACCGGCCGTGCTCGCCGAACTCCTCGCCGTGGTCGGCGGTAATGACTACTACGGCCTCGTCGCCGCGGCTATACGCCGGGACTACCTCATCCAGGAAATCCGCTATCACGTCGTCCATCCGCCGCACGTCGCTATCGTACAGCGCCTTTGCCAAAGCGACGTCGGCGGGCGTATAATCCAGCCTAAAGTGCGGGTCCTTGGTTAAACGCGCGCCGAAGAAGCGGCCCCGTACGATTTCTCTCACTTTCTCATTCCGGGCCCGTTCGAAATACGTTTTAAGCGCGGCCTCGTCTTCTCCCCTCGGCCTGTAGGGCGTATGCGGCTCCATATAATGCAGGTATACGAACCGCGGCGCGTCCGTAATTTTAAACCAGAACTCCAAACGCCGGTTCAGCTCGAGGCCGTCCGTCGTCGGATGCCACAACGGCCCTAAAAAGGACGGCGCCCACTTCGCCCTCGTCAACAACCGCGCCGCCGAGAGCGACGGCCCGCCGGCCTCCATTACGCTCCCCCCGGCCGTGCTGTCCAACACGTCGAAGCCGTCGCCCATACCGCCCGCCCAACTCACGTGCGGGTTGGCCGATACCGCCAACGTCGCGTACCCCAACCCCTTCATAGCTTCCGCCAACGTCGCCGCTTCCTCGGGCAACGCGGCGACCCGCGAATTCACGCCGTGCGTGCCCGGATACGCGGACGTAAAGAGCGACGCCACCGCCGGCTTCGTCCACGACGACACGGTATAGGCTTCCCGGAATATTACGCCCTCCCGGCCGAACGCCTCGAGGCGGGGCGCCACTCCCCCCGCGCCGCCGTAAAAACTGAGCCGGTCCGCGCGGAAGGCGTCCATAACCACCACGTACACGTCAGGCCGCCGCCCGGCCGGCCGGCGCCCCGCGACTATATAATACACGTCCGCGGCGACGACCGGCAGCAGTAGCGCCGACGCCAGCACGATTAAAACCGCCTTCGCCGGAACTTTCTTTACCTTGCGACCCAGCGCGGCCAGGGCCTTATAAAGCGCCGCCGCCGACAGCGCCCACAGGCTTACTACCGCCAGGAAAAACAACGCCGCGGCCGCCACCGCGAACCGCGATTTAACCCACGGGAAACTCACGTCCGCGACGGCCAAATAGTGCGCGACCGGCGCGCCGCACGCCGCGACGGCGACTACCCAGAGCGCCGGCGCCGCTAACTCGAGATCGTCCTTCCTTTTATATAATAAATAATAGACCGCGCCGCACACGCCGAAGGCAATCGCCGCCAACACGCTGAGCCACGCCGCCTCTACACCCAATAGTATCTGATAATAAAAACGCGGCACGCCCCAATAACGCGCGCCGCCCAGGATACAACCTAACGAATACTCCCCCGCCGCGGCCAATACGCCGCCCAACAAACTCGCGCCGACGAGCGGCGCCAGGAACCGCGTTAAACCGGAGTTTCTACGATTTGACATAAAAACGGTTCAGGGGTAGCGACCCCAACGGGAGCGAGTACGCCGCAACGATTGCCGCGTGTACGGTCCTCGTCGCCCCCGTACGCGCAAACATAACATAGGAAAACGCGTCGGTAAACGGCCGCGTCGGCCTTTTAAATTAACCCGGCATACGCGTTTCGTAACTACTCCCGACC
Protein-coding regions in this window:
- a CDS encoding serine hydrolase domain-containing protein gives rise to the protein MVAATTALSAEPPPVAAAPTGVLADAREVEAFVDGVMAEQLKSYHIPGATVAVVADGELLFAKGYGYADLATHRPVVADRTLFRPGSSSKLFTWTAVMQLVEKGKVDLDADVNEYLTDFKIPPAFGKPITVANLMTHTPGFEDSPVRIMVARAEDLEPLGTYVKDYVPARVFPPGEVPAYSNYGAALAGYLVEVVSGVPFEQYVEENIFEPLGMARTTSREPVPPALEPDVAVGYTFEDGVFKPQDFEWVEAYPAGSVSATATDMARFMAAHLQEGRYGSRRILGEAAAREMHRRLFTPDPRVNGWAHGFMEMTLNGERFIWHGGSTVYFHTALALFPEHGAGVFVSYNSPDGKRARLDLLDAFADRYFPAGKAPAPEPGPGAARAVARYAGSYVRSRGVFTRLMKFSGFLDPTTLKVTPDGYLLAPGGLSRPTGRYLEVEPGTFRRVEADGTLGDKLVFRLDERGRVKYAFFENDPTNVLMRVPW
- a CDS encoding sulfatase; translation: MSNRRNSGLTRFLAPLVGASLLGGVLAAAGEYSLGCILGGARYWGVPRFYYQILLGVEAAWLSVLAAIAFGVCGAVYYLLYKRKDDLELAAPALWVVAVAACGAPVAHYLAVADVSFPWVKSRFAVAAAALFFLAVVSLWALSAAALYKALAALGRKVKKVPAKAVLIVLASALLLPVVAADVYYIVAGRRPAGRRPDVYVVVMDAFRADRLSFYGGAGGVAPRLEAFGREGVIFREAYTVSSWTKPAVASLFTSAYPGTHGVNSRVAALPEEAATLAEAMKGLGYATLAVSANPHVSWAGGMGDGFDVLDSTAGGSVMEAGGPSLSAARLLTRAKWAPSFLGPLWHPTTDGLELNRRLEFWFKITDAPRFVYLHYMEPHTPYRPRGEDEAALKTYFERARNEKVREIVRGRFFGARLTKDPHFRLDYTPADVALAKALYDSDVRRMDDVIADFLDEVVPAYSRGDEAVVVITADHGEEFGEHGRWLHGAGLHGEIARVPLMVRGAGRGNVRGAVNVVDITPTAVALAGGAPPGSWIGTDLTPYMSGDGAVPPRELLLEGIIEYPPARAGAAWASIELAATLDGGYYYLYDYNAGREYLYDEVRDLNQTYNLARGDDEAANAGLLAQRREELASLREAARARALTPRYVQLPSSLERQLRAMGYVN